One segment of Qingrenia yutianensis DNA contains the following:
- the ytvI gene encoding sporulation integral membrane protein YtvI: MEKEKAVNFIIVSVYVFAFLGVCIFLAPIILKIVLPFVLAYFISFMITPLSDVLYERCRVPKRIAIVILMLLFISLIILLIFNFIYQAAFAVQSFSQMLSLFFDGEIPSRAKGLYKFYQSLPTSKQIFIDDILINIKDNVSDIVKSAAAVTFDTAKGIAVAVPKIFIFTAVLLLATYFICVKRKELERAIFGVIPKKAKPYIKMLKRCLKKALGGYVNAQLILMCITFAVLFAAFLILRIKYAFLMAALTAFVDALPIFGSGTVLIPWAAVNLLSGDCLKAVYLFGIYLIVMIIRQLSEPKIVGSRLGTDPLVTLFAMFAGFKLAGILGMILAPVFAIIIKEFNDEKRKYRSI, translated from the coding sequence TTGGAAAAAGAAAAAGCGGTGAATTTTATTATCGTGTCGGTTTATGTTTTCGCGTTTTTGGGCGTTTGCATATTTCTCGCGCCGATAATACTTAAAATTGTTCTGCCGTTTGTTCTGGCGTATTTTATATCGTTTATGATTACGCCGCTGTCCGACGTTCTCTATGAACGCTGCCGTGTTCCGAAACGTATCGCAATCGTCATTCTGATGCTTTTGTTCATCTCGCTGATTATTTTGCTGATTTTTAATTTTATCTATCAGGCGGCATTTGCGGTACAGTCATTTTCGCAAATGCTGTCTCTGTTTTTTGACGGAGAAATTCCGAGCCGTGCAAAAGGGTTATATAAATTTTATCAGTCGCTCCCGACGTCGAAACAGATTTTTATAGACGACATTCTTATCAATATAAAAGACAACGTGTCGGACATTGTGAAAAGCGCGGCGGCGGTGACGTTTGACACGGCAAAAGGCATTGCCGTTGCAGTGCCCAAAATCTTCATTTTCACAGCCGTACTTCTTTTGGCGACATATTTCATATGCGTTAAGCGAAAAGAGCTTGAACGGGCAATTTTCGGCGTTATACCAAAAAAAGCAAAGCCGTATATAAAGATGCTTAAAAGATGTCTTAAAAAAGCGCTCGGCGGATATGTAAACGCACAGCTTATTCTTATGTGCATAACCTTTGCGGTGCTTTTTGCCGCATTTTTGATTTTGCGCATAAAATATGCGTTTTTGATGGCGGCGCTCACCGCATTTGTGGACGCTCTGCCGATTTTCGGTTCGGGCACGGTGCTTATCCCGTGGGCGGCGGTAAATCTTTTGTCGGGCGACTGTTTAAAAGCCGTGTATCTTTTCGGAATATATCTTATCGTTATGATTATCCGCCAGCTTTCCGAACCCAAAATTGTGGGGAGCAGACTTGGAACAGATCCGCTTGTGACGCTTTTTGCAATGTTTGCCGGATTTAAGCTTGCAGGAATTTTGGGAATGATACTCGCGCCCGTTTTTGCGATAATTATAAAGGAATTTAATGACGAAAAAAGAAAATATCGCAGTATCTGA
- the secG gene encoding preprotein translocase subunit SecG has translation MAILKNVLIVVQIIVSLVLTTVVLMQSGKEAGLSGSIAGGAETFFGKNKARTIDGMLSRLTTVLAILFIVISFVLSLIIK, from the coding sequence ATGGCTATTTTAAAAAATGTATTGATTGTTGTTCAGATTATTGTTTCGCTCGTTCTTACAACCGTTGTGCTTATGCAGTCGGGTAAAGAAGCCGGTCTTTCGGGTTCTATCGCAGGCGGTGCGGAAACATTTTTCGGTAAAAACAAAGCAAGAACAATAGACGGAATGTTATCAAGACTCACAACCGTTTTGGCAATTCTTTTCATTGTCATTTCGTTTGTTTTGTCGCTTATCATAAAATAA
- a CDS encoding O-acetylhomoserine aminocarboxypropyltransferase/cysteine synthase family protein, with product MRDETKCLHSGYTPKNSEPRVVPIYQSTTYVFDSTKEIGDVFDEPTKALIYSRFANPTVMAVEAKIADLEGGVGAMCTSSGQAASLMAVLNICGAGDSIVSSSKIYGGTINLFAVTLKKYGIECIFVDEDADEETLNKAFKDNTKAVFGETIANPALSVLDIEKFARAAHSHGVPLIVDNTFATPILCKPFEYGADIVIHSTSKYMDGHALQVGGVIVDGGKFDWTNGKFPSLVEPDESYHGISYVENYKESAYITKARMQLMRDFGAYPAANSAFLLNIGLETLAVRMERYCENAMRVAKFFEESEKIESVTYPGLESDKNHALCKKYLKGASGVVTLVINGGKDNAVKFMDSLRLASNEVHVADIRTCVLHPASATHRQLTDEQLVSAGINPGMIRFSVGLENIDDILDDIKQALANV from the coding sequence ATGAGAGATGAAACAAAGTGTTTACATTCGGGATATACACCCAAAAATTCCGAGCCGAGAGTTGTGCCGATTTATCAGAGCACAACATACGTTTTTGATTCCACAAAAGAGATAGGCGACGTTTTTGACGAGCCTACAAAAGCGCTTATATATTCGCGTTTTGCAAACCCCACCGTTATGGCGGTTGAGGCGAAAATTGCCGACCTTGAAGGCGGTGTGGGCGCTATGTGCACCTCGTCGGGACAGGCGGCGTCGCTTATGGCGGTGCTTAACATCTGCGGTGCGGGTGACAGCATTGTAAGCTCGTCCAAAATTTACGGCGGTACAATCAATCTTTTTGCCGTTACGCTTAAAAAATACGGCATTGAGTGCATTTTTGTGGACGAGGACGCGGACGAAGAAACGCTTAACAAAGCGTTTAAAGACAACACAAAGGCGGTTTTCGGCGAAACGATAGCAAATCCGGCTTTGAGTGTTCTGGACATTGAAAAATTTGCGCGCGCTGCACATTCGCACGGTGTTCCGCTTATTGTGGACAACACGTTTGCAACGCCGATTTTGTGCAAACCGTTTGAATACGGCGCGGATATTGTCATTCATTCCACGTCGAAATATATGGACGGCCACGCATTGCAGGTGGGCGGTGTTATTGTTGACGGCGGTAAATTTGACTGGACAAACGGCAAATTCCCGTCGCTCGTTGAGCCTGACGAGTCGTATCACGGCATAAGCTATGTTGAAAACTACAAAGAGTCGGCGTATATCACAAAAGCGAGAATGCAGCTTATGCGCGATTTCGGTGCATATCCGGCGGCAAATTCAGCATTTTTGCTCAATATCGGTCTTGAAACGCTCGCGGTGAGAATGGAGCGTTACTGCGAAAACGCAATGAGAGTTGCAAAATTCTTTGAAGAAAGCGAAAAAATCGAGTCGGTTACATATCCGGGACTTGAAAGCGACAAAAATCACGCGCTTTGCAAAAAATACCTAAAGGGAGCAAGCGGTGTTGTGACGCTTGTTATAAATGGCGGTAAGGACAACGCGGTGAAATTTATGGACAGTCTGCGTCTTGCGTCGAACGAGGTTCACGTTGCGGATATCCGCACCTGTGTGCTTCACCCTGCGAGTGCAACGCACCGTCAGCTCACCGATGAACAGCTTGTTTCGGCAGGTATAAACCCCGGTATGATAAGATTTTCGGTCGGTCTTGAAAATATCGACGATATTTTGGACGATATAAAACAGGCGCTTGCGAATGTATAA
- a CDS encoding cofactor-independent phosphoglycerate mutase, giving the protein MKYIVVLGDGMADYPVDALGKKTPLEYAKKPYIDSLCKKGVTGLVSNVPDNLKPGSDVANLSAMGYDPQIYYSGRSPLEAVSMGVDIKDTDVVFRCNVVTVTDEERYEDKKIIDHSADEITTDEARELIKAVNDAFKNDFLTFYPGVSYRHAMVWANGSTNVELVPPHDILERRIGDYIPKGDGADIIYDMMKKSYDILKDHPVNVDRIKRGLNPANSIWIWGEGRKPRLESFKKLYGLDGAVISAVDLIKGIAICAGLKSIDVDGATGNVNTNFKGKADAALDAFKDGADFVYIHLEAPDECGHRAEIENKVRSIELIDEKIVGYICDNLNKIGEEYRMLILPDHPTPLALRTHTRDAVPFVLYDSTSPKDNKVSSYTEANAKESGIYYDKGYKLLNVFLKK; this is encoded by the coding sequence ATGAAATATATTGTTGTACTCGGCGACGGTATGGCGGATTATCCCGTCGACGCGCTCGGCAAAAAAACACCGCTTGAATATGCAAAAAAGCCGTATATCGACTCGCTTTGCAAAAAGGGCGTTACGGGGCTTGTTTCAAACGTTCCCGACAATCTAAAACCCGGCAGTGACGTTGCAAACCTTTCCGCAATGGGATACGACCCTCAAATTTACTATTCGGGACGTTCGCCCCTTGAGGCGGTAAGTATGGGCGTTGACATCAAGGACACCGACGTTGTGTTCAGATGCAATGTTGTAACCGTTACCGATGAGGAAAGATATGAGGACAAAAAAATTATCGACCACAGCGCGGACGAAATCACAACCGACGAGGCGCGCGAGCTTATAAAGGCGGTTAACGACGCTTTTAAAAATGATTTTTTAACGTTTTACCCCGGTGTAAGCTACCGTCACGCTATGGTGTGGGCAAACGGTTCGACAAACGTTGAGCTTGTTCCGCCCCACGATATTTTGGAGCGCAGAATAGGCGATTATATCCCCAAAGGTGACGGCGCGGATATAATCTACGATATGATGAAGAAAAGCTATGATATTTTAAAAGACCACCCCGTAAACGTTGACAGAATAAAGCGCGGATTAAATCCCGCAAACTCAATCTGGATTTGGGGCGAGGGCAGAAAGCCGAGGCTTGAAAGCTTCAAAAAGCTTTACGGTCTTGACGGCGCGGTTATCTCCGCGGTTGACCTTATAAAAGGCATTGCAATCTGTGCAGGTCTTAAGTCGATAGACGTTGACGGTGCAACAGGAAATGTCAACACGAATTTCAAGGGCAAGGCGGACGCCGCTCTTGACGCGTTCAAAGACGGCGCAGACTTTGTTTACATTCACCTTGAGGCGCCCGACGAGTGCGGTCACCGTGCGGAAATCGAAAACAAGGTTCGCTCCATTGAGCTTATCGACGAAAAAATTGTTGGATATATTTGCGATAATCTGAATAAAATAGGAGAGGAGTACAGAATGCTGATACTGCCCGACCACCCCACACCGCTTGCTCTGCGCACGCACACGAGGGACGCAGTACCTTTTGTTTTGTACGATTCGACATCTCCTAAAGATAACAAAGTGTCATCATACACCGAGGCTAACGCTAAAGAAAGCGGAATTTACTACGACAAGGGTTACAAGCTTTTGAATGTATTTTTGAAAAAATAA
- a CDS encoding DUF6514 family protein, with protein MKKKFYKTVKVEKNDITYLDRCFFVDYYILETQKSTERHGYIKSFGIEAVKRYTDYFENNVIQEDRAYDITQSENEIYAFAEKLARNTVTPVCLADAVSDFIGEEEPEKSAV; from the coding sequence GTGAAAAAGAAATTTTACAAAACGGTAAAGGTTGAAAAAAACGACATAACTTATCTTGACAGATGCTTTTTTGTTGATTACTACATTCTCGAAACGCAGAAAAGCACCGAAAGACACGGATATATAAAAAGTTTCGGAATTGAGGCGGTAAAGCGGTACACCGACTATTTTGAAAACAACGTTATTCAGGAGGACAGGGCATATGACATAACGCAGAGCGAAAACGAGATATACGCTTTTGCCGAAAAACTTGCGCGAAACACGGTTACACCCGTTTGTCTTGCCGACGCGGTAAGTGATTTTATTGGAGAGGAAGAACCCGAAAAAAGTGCGGTTTAG